The following are from one region of the Microbacterium sp. cx-55 genome:
- a CDS encoding helicase yields the protein MAGSAASTGVVAVIVTLTLGLAAAGAAAVHAQRLSGTADAAALAAADAASGAVSGSPCARADEIATRAAAEVVSCEVVGLIATIRVSAAFGPFPASAAARAGPPPGQTIVVGR from the coding sequence ATGGCCGGATCCGCCGCGTCGACCGGGGTCGTCGCGGTCATCGTCACGCTGACGCTCGGCCTCGCCGCGGCGGGAGCGGCGGCGGTTCATGCGCAGCGCCTTTCGGGCACGGCGGATGCGGCGGCGCTCGCCGCGGCGGACGCCGCATCCGGCGCTGTTTCGGGATCTCCGTGCGCCCGCGCCGACGAGATCGCGACCCGAGCCGCCGCAGAGGTCGTATCCTGCGAAGTGGTGGGTCTCATCGCGACCATCCGGGTCTCGGCCGCTTTCGGGCCGTTTCCCGCCTCGGCAGCCGCGCGAGCGGGGCCGCCACCCGGCCAGACGATCGTCGTCGGCCGCTGA
- a CDS encoding TadE family type IV pilus minor pilin — MSRRLGDRGSVSAEFAVALPAIVLLLVLCIGALSSASRQVRLQDATADAARLIARGDDEGRALALVAGSAPGAQGVVEYADDLVCVTATAPAGIPVVELRFTASSCALGGGG, encoded by the coding sequence ATGAGCCGCCGGCTCGGCGACCGCGGCTCGGTGAGCGCCGAGTTCGCGGTCGCCCTGCCGGCGATCGTGCTGCTGCTCGTGCTGTGCATCGGCGCGCTGTCGTCGGCGTCGCGGCAGGTTCGGCTGCAGGACGCGACGGCGGATGCGGCACGCCTGATCGCCCGCGGCGACGACGAGGGCCGTGCGCTCGCTCTCGTCGCGGGCTCTGCTCCGGGGGCGCAGGGCGTCGTGGAGTACGCGGACGACCTGGTGTGCGTGACCGCGACCGCGCCCGCCGGGATTCCGGTCGTCGAGCTGCGGTTCACCGCATCCTCGTGCGCCCTGGGCGGCGGCGGCTGA